In Planktothrix sp. FACHB-1365, the sequence CGACCCCAATCAATATAACCAAGGTCAAACGGCAGCTTACACCCAAAAAGTCTTGCAGTTCTATCAACAACAACGCTCTTAAAATAGGGAACAGGGAACAGGGAATGGGGAATTACGAATTACGAATTACGAATTACGAATGGGGAAGAGGGAACAGGGAACAGAAAGGAAAAGTTTTAGGTAGCTTTTAATACAACAAGATTGCGGAAAATACGGATATAAAATCAGGGGATTTACATCTGAATCCCTATTGATTTAGAAAGCATCTCAATAGCGATCGCTTCTTGATAGAAAAGGCGATCGCTATTCTTTTGATTTCCAATCCTTATATTTTTTATTTTTAAAATAAAATTCCTATTTTATTTCGGTTTATTAGAAACCAATTGGTATCAAATTCAATTAACCGATTCCACAACAGACACCTATTATTTTAAAAAAATCCCGATCAAAATCCAGGTGTTTAAACCTTAAAGCTTCTCTGGTGATAGGAATTTTCCCCAAAGGAGGAGTTAATTATCTCTCGAAAAGAAGATGACCTACAATCAGCCTGCTGAATAAGATTATCAAAGTCTACCTAACGCTTAGTAGAGGATGCCGTACTAATTTTAGATCGGTTTTCACTACCTTGGGAATATTTACAAAATCACTAATATCTTATTACAACTTCAGATAGGTAGGGCTGGCTCAACATTAAAGTTTGAGATATCATCTAGTGTCTATTTTATCTCAAGATGTCAAATAAAAACAGGAGGTTTTCATGAGAATCGCACAAATTGCTCCGTTATGGGAAAGAGTTCCTCCCCCCGCTTATGGCGGTACAGAATTAGTTGTAGGATTGTTAACGGATGAATTAGTCAAACAAGGTCATGAAGTCACGTTATTTGCATCAGGAGACTCGATCACTCTTGCTGAATTAGAATCCGTTTGTCCCCGTTCTTTACGCTCAGATCCGAATGTTAAAGAACCCGGACTTTATGATATGTTGCAGTTAGCTCAGGTGTATGAACGAGCTTCTGAATTTGATATCATTCACTCCCATGTTGGCTGTGCCGCGTTACCTTTCACCCATTTAGTTAAAACTCCAACGGTGACAACTTTGCATGGGATATTCACCCCCGACAATGAAAAAATGTTTCGCCATGCCCGTCAGCAACCTTATGTTAGTATTTCCAATGATCAACGGGAACCACGACTAAAATTAAACTATGTTGCCACTGTTTATAATGGGATTGATACTAACACCTATCAATTTTATCCCGACTATCAAAACCCTCCCTATTTAGCCTTTTTAGGCAGGATGTCCTCGGAAAAAGGCCCCCATTTAGCGATTGAAATTGCTAAAAAATTTGGATTACCCTTAAAAATGGCAGGAAAAATTGATGCCGTTGACCAAAACTACTTTGATACTTTAGTTAAACCGTATATTGATGACAACCAAATTCAATTTTTAGGGGAAGCCAATCATGCTCAAAAGAGTGTGTTAATGGGGAATGCCTTTGCCACCTTATTCCCGATTACTTGGCGAGAACCCTTTGGGTTAGTCATGGTAGAATCCATGGCAACAGGAACCCCCGTCATTGGGATGAAAATGGGTTCAACTCCTGAAGTAATTGCTGATGGAATTTCAGGATATTTGTGTGAAACGGTCGATGAATGTGTGGCAGCTTTAGGAAAAGTTGAACAGATGAATCGAGAAA encodes:
- a CDS encoding glycosyltransferase family 4 protein, with amino-acid sequence MRIAQIAPLWERVPPPAYGGTELVVGLLTDELVKQGHEVTLFASGDSITLAELESVCPRSLRSDPNVKEPGLYDMLQLAQVYERASEFDIIHSHVGCAALPFTHLVKTPTVTTLHGIFTPDNEKMFRHARQQPYVSISNDQREPRLKLNYVATVYNGIDTNTYQFYPDYQNPPYLAFLGRMSSEKGPHLAIEIAKKFGLPLKMAGKIDAVDQNYFDTLVKPYIDDNQIQFLGEANHAQKSVLMGNAFATLFPITWREPFGLVMVESMATGTPVIGMKMGSTPEVIADGISGYLCETVDECVAALGKVEQMNREKCRQYVIDHFSAKRMADGYEAVYQKLIAERFSQNGKLKSLTAA